The Nocardioides luti genome contains a region encoding:
- a CDS encoding molybdopterin-dependent oxidoreductase — translation MKLPAPPTEAHFPSRLRSAAVAARVGLWLGVCFGIAFLTGLISHYAQNHSQPIPFPTSPVWGYRVTQGLHVAAGTAAVPLLLVKLWTVYPRLFIRPPREARKLAVEALERASIGVLVAGAVFQLVTGLMNSSQWYPWGFSFRTTHYAVGWVTIGAMVVHVAVKLPIIRRALTGDVEDTSQDRPTATRHGVLTRRGLLRTTWGAAGVAVLATAGSTVPFLRGVSIFGVRSGEGPAGVPINRSASAAGVTASAVSSGFRLTLAYAGTETELTRQDLLDLPQATESLPIACVEGWSASATWTGVRVRDLLDRIDAPRGRDVVVTSLQQRGAFGVTLLQSNFADDDRTLLALGLNGDTLAIDHGFPCRLIAPDRPGVLQTKWVTRLEVQA, via the coding sequence GTGAAGCTGCCGGCTCCTCCCACCGAGGCGCACTTCCCCTCCCGGCTGCGCAGCGCGGCCGTCGCAGCGCGCGTCGGCCTGTGGCTCGGCGTCTGCTTCGGCATCGCGTTCCTGACCGGCCTGATCAGCCACTACGCCCAGAACCACAGCCAGCCGATCCCGTTCCCGACCAGCCCCGTGTGGGGCTACCGCGTCACCCAGGGCCTGCACGTCGCGGCGGGGACGGCCGCCGTCCCGCTGCTGCTCGTCAAGCTCTGGACGGTCTACCCGCGGCTGTTCATCCGCCCGCCACGCGAGGCGCGGAAGCTCGCGGTCGAGGCGCTCGAGCGCGCGTCGATCGGCGTGCTCGTCGCGGGTGCCGTCTTCCAGCTCGTCACGGGCCTGATGAACTCCTCGCAGTGGTACCCGTGGGGCTTCTCGTTCCGCACCACCCACTACGCCGTCGGCTGGGTGACCATCGGCGCGATGGTCGTCCACGTCGCGGTGAAGCTGCCGATCATCCGGCGCGCGCTCACCGGCGACGTCGAGGACACCTCGCAGGACCGGCCCACCGCCACCCGGCACGGCGTGCTCACCCGCCGTGGCCTGCTGCGGACGACGTGGGGTGCCGCCGGGGTCGCGGTCCTGGCCACCGCCGGCAGCACCGTCCCGTTCCTGCGCGGCGTCTCGATCTTCGGCGTCCGGTCCGGCGAGGGCCCGGCCGGCGTGCCGATCAACCGCTCGGCCTCGGCCGCGGGCGTCACCGCGAGCGCGGTCTCGTCGGGCTTCCGCCTCACGCTGGCGTACGCCGGCACCGAGACGGAGCTGACCCGGCAGGACCTGCTCGACCTGCCCCAGGCGACCGAGTCCCTGCCGATCGCGTGCGTCGAGGGCTGGAGCGCCTCGGCCACCTGGACGGGCGTGCGCGTGCGCGACCTGCTCGACCGGATCGACGCCCCCCGGGGCCGCGACGTGGTGGTCACCTCCCTCCAGCAGCGGGGCGCCTTCGGGGTCACGCTGCTGCAGTCGAACTTCGCCGACGACGACCGCACGCTGCTCGCCCTCGGGCTGAACGGCGACACCCTCGCGATCGACCACGGCTTCCCGTGCCGCCTGATCGCGCCGGACCGGCCCGGTGTCCTCCAGACCAAGTGGGTCACCCGGCTCGAGGTGCAGGCATGA
- a CDS encoding methyltransferase domain-containing protein, protein MSLEPLESPEAPRLRDASFSHVFSQALRGHPCSVVGLDEEPQPLPMGEWTRDADDDDLALLALCEGPTIDVGCGPGRLSARLAELGHVVLGVDVVHEAVLQTRARGVSAIVRNVFDALPGEGRWRTALLADGNIGIGGDPVALLARARELLDPRGRVVVELAAPEVGFRSSWAQLHCGDARSRPFRWSVVGADSIHEVAAEAGLAVTGAHVIGPAGGAQRYCAVLEEPA, encoded by the coding sequence ATGAGCCTGGAACCACTCGAGTCACCCGAGGCCCCGCGGCTGCGCGACGCCTCCTTCTCCCACGTCTTCTCCCAGGCGCTGCGCGGGCACCCGTGCTCGGTCGTCGGCCTCGACGAGGAGCCGCAGCCGCTGCCGATGGGCGAGTGGACCCGCGACGCCGACGACGACGACCTCGCGCTGCTCGCGCTCTGCGAGGGGCCGACCATCGACGTCGGCTGTGGCCCAGGCCGGCTGAGCGCCCGGCTCGCCGAGCTGGGCCACGTCGTGCTCGGCGTCGACGTCGTCCACGAGGCGGTCCTGCAGACCCGCGCGCGCGGCGTGTCCGCGATCGTGCGCAACGTCTTCGACGCGCTGCCGGGCGAGGGCCGCTGGCGCACCGCGCTCCTCGCGGACGGCAACATCGGCATCGGCGGCGACCCCGTCGCCCTGCTCGCGCGTGCCCGGGAGCTGCTCGACCCGCGCGGTCGGGTCGTCGTCGAGCTCGCGGCCCCCGAGGTCGGCTTCCGGTCGTCGTGGGCGCAGCTGCACTGCGGCGACGCGCGCAGCCGGCCCTTCCGCTGGTCCGTGGTCGGCGCCGACTCGATCCACGAGGTCGCCGCCGAGGCCGGGCTGGCCGTCACGGGCGCCCACGTCATCGGCCCGGCGGGCGGCGCGCAGCGGTACTGCGCCGTCCTCGAGGAACCTGCGTGA
- a CDS encoding TIGR04282 family arsenosugar biosynthesis glycosyltransferase, with protein sequence MSARMLVVAKAPVPGRVKTRLGADIGMDEAAGIAAAALVDTLAACRDAVGAEQCTLSLDGDLADAVRGDELLDLVEGWAVHPQVGDDFAARLVHAHAGVADGPGPVVQVGMDTPQVTPGLLLDAAGALGDGDAVLGPADDGGWWVLVLRDPAAAAALADVPMSTPTTYDDTRRALEDRGLTVSTTATLRDVDTVPDADLVAEVAPGSHFARAWSACRSTPGARR encoded by the coding sequence GTGAGCGCCCGGATGCTCGTCGTCGCCAAGGCGCCGGTCCCCGGCCGGGTGAAGACCCGGCTCGGTGCCGACATCGGGATGGACGAGGCCGCCGGGATCGCCGCGGCCGCGCTCGTCGACACACTGGCCGCCTGCCGCGACGCGGTCGGGGCCGAGCAGTGCACGCTCTCGCTCGACGGCGACCTCGCCGACGCCGTCCGCGGCGACGAGCTGCTCGACCTCGTCGAGGGGTGGGCGGTCCACCCGCAGGTCGGCGACGACTTCGCCGCCCGGCTGGTCCACGCCCACGCCGGTGTCGCCGACGGTCCCGGGCCGGTCGTGCAGGTCGGGATGGACACCCCCCAGGTGACGCCGGGCCTGCTGCTCGACGCCGCCGGCGCCCTCGGGGACGGCGACGCCGTGCTCGGGCCGGCCGACGACGGTGGCTGGTGGGTGCTCGTGCTGCGCGACCCCGCAGCGGCCGCGGCCCTCGCCGACGTCCCGATGTCCACGCCCACGACGTACGACGACACCCGCCGCGCCCTCGAGGACCGCGGGCTCACCGTCAGCACCACGGCGACGCTGCGCGACGTCGACACCGTGCCGGACGCCGACCTCGTCGCCGAGGTCGCGCCTGGCAGCCACTTCGCGCGGGCCTGGTCCGCCTGCCGTTCGACCCCGGGAGCCCGCCGATGA
- a CDS encoding glycosyltransferase family 2 protein, producing the protein MPPVCDLVLPCKDEGPALRGLLPLVPDTFAVIVVDNGSSDDTATVATDLGAEVVKEGVPGYGAAVHAGLLAATHEYVAFMDGDGSFDPAELLPMLEVVRSGEADFAVGRRRPVSRGVWPWHARAGNALIVAWLRRRIAMPAHDIAPMRVCRREDLLALGVQDRRFGYPVELLQKATRAGWRFDERDVSYHPRAEGTRSKVSGSVKGTFRTARDFWKVLS; encoded by the coding sequence ATGCCCCCCGTGTGCGACCTCGTCCTGCCCTGCAAGGACGAGGGCCCTGCCCTGCGCGGGCTGCTGCCGCTCGTCCCCGACACCTTCGCGGTGATCGTCGTGGACAACGGCTCGAGCGACGACACGGCGACCGTCGCGACCGATCTCGGCGCCGAGGTGGTGAAGGAGGGCGTTCCCGGGTACGGCGCAGCCGTGCACGCAGGACTGCTCGCCGCCACCCACGAGTACGTCGCCTTCATGGACGGCGACGGCTCCTTCGACCCCGCCGAGCTGCTGCCGATGCTCGAGGTGGTCCGCTCGGGGGAGGCGGACTTCGCCGTCGGTCGTCGTCGCCCGGTGAGCCGGGGCGTCTGGCCGTGGCACGCGCGGGCGGGCAACGCCCTGATCGTCGCCTGGCTGCGCCGCCGGATCGCCATGCCGGCCCACGACATCGCGCCGATGCGGGTCTGCCGCCGCGAGGACCTGCTGGCCCTCGGGGTGCAGGACCGGCGCTTCGGCTACCCCGTCGAGCTGCTGCAGAAGGCCACCCGCGCGGGCTGGCGCTTCGACGAGCGCGACGTGTCCTACCACCCGCGCGCCGAGGGCACCCGCTCCAAGGTCTCGGGCTCCGTGAAGGGCACCTTCCGCACCGCCCGCGACTTCTGGAAGGTGCTCTCGTGA
- a CDS encoding NAD-dependent epimerase/dehydratase family protein produces the protein MKVLLTGSAGFIGTAIAAQLEEAGDEVVKVDLMLEMAHGEAVPPADTQLLDVRRAGEWTDLLQGVDVVCHQAALVGAGVRVADLPDYAGHNDYGTAALLAAMHEAGVSRLVQASSMVVYGEGRYACPDHGDQTPPPRERAALDGGDFDNHCPSCGRTLTWELVDESARLDPRSTYAASKVAQEHYAYAWVRQADAAAISLRYHNVYGPGMPRDTPYSGVAAMFRSSLERGEAPQVYEDGGQMRDFVHVADVARANVASIRAIAQEGGGHYAAYNVASGHPVGIKEVAEKVAAGTGRAIAPEVTGGYRLGDVRHIVASPERARRELGFSAEILPEQGLAEFATAPLRA, from the coding sequence GTGAAGGTCCTGCTCACCGGCTCGGCCGGCTTCATCGGCACCGCCATCGCCGCCCAGCTCGAAGAGGCCGGCGACGAGGTCGTCAAGGTCGACCTGATGCTCGAGATGGCGCACGGTGAGGCCGTCCCGCCCGCGGACACCCAGCTGCTCGACGTGCGACGGGCGGGGGAGTGGACCGACCTGCTGCAGGGCGTGGACGTCGTCTGCCACCAGGCCGCGCTCGTCGGCGCCGGCGTGCGGGTCGCCGACCTGCCCGACTACGCGGGCCACAACGACTACGGCACGGCGGCGCTGCTCGCCGCCATGCACGAGGCCGGGGTCTCGCGGCTCGTCCAGGCCTCCTCGATGGTGGTGTACGGCGAGGGCCGCTACGCCTGCCCCGACCACGGTGATCAGACGCCGCCGCCCCGCGAGCGCGCCGCGCTCGACGGCGGGGACTTCGACAACCACTGCCCGTCCTGCGGCCGCACGCTGACCTGGGAGCTGGTCGACGAGTCGGCCCGGCTCGACCCCCGCAGCACGTACGCCGCCAGCAAGGTCGCCCAGGAGCACTACGCCTACGCCTGGGTGCGGCAGGCCGACGCGGCGGCCATCTCGCTGCGCTACCACAACGTCTACGGCCCCGGGATGCCCCGCGACACGCCGTACTCCGGCGTGGCCGCGATGTTCCGCTCCTCGCTGGAGCGCGGCGAGGCGCCACAGGTCTACGAGGACGGCGGGCAGATGCGCGACTTCGTCCACGTCGCCGACGTGGCCCGCGCCAACGTCGCCTCGATCCGCGCGATCGCCCAGGAGGGCGGCGGCCACTACGCGGCGTACAACGTCGCCTCGGGGCACCCGGTCGGGATCAAGGAGGTGGCCGAGAAGGTCGCCGCCGGCACCGGGCGCGCCATCGCCCCGGAGGTGACCGGGGGCTACCGGCTCGGCGACGTGCGGCACATCGTCGCGTCGCCCGAGCGCGCGCGCCGCGAGCTCGGGTTCAGCGCCGAGATCCTGCCCGAGCAGGGGCTGGCCGAGTTCGCGACCGCCCCGCTGCGCGCCTGA
- a CDS encoding S-methyl-5'-thioadenosine phosphorylase: MSADIADVAVIGGTGFYSFLDDPDEHTVETPYGAPSAAIAVGTVAGRRVAFLPRHGNHHEFPPHRINHRANLWALRSLGVRQVLAPCAVGGLRHTVEPGDVVVPDQLVDRTQGRVSSYVETGAVHLPFADPYCDRITATVAAADARIKKGGTMVVIEGPRFSTRAESQHYAQQGWDLINMTGAPEAMLAREMRQCYAAIALVTDMDAGAETGSGVGQEEVFALFKANLERLKGLLTDTVAALPDPDGCSCSTWADGMELTYDVPGTTIGGGA, translated from the coding sequence ATGAGCGCTGACATCGCCGACGTCGCCGTGATCGGCGGCACCGGCTTCTACTCCTTCCTCGACGACCCCGACGAGCACACCGTCGAGACGCCGTACGGCGCCCCGTCCGCGGCGATCGCCGTCGGCACCGTCGCCGGCCGCCGCGTGGCGTTCCTGCCGCGGCACGGCAACCACCACGAGTTCCCGCCCCACCGCATCAACCACCGCGCCAACCTGTGGGCGCTGCGCTCGCTCGGCGTCCGGCAGGTGCTGGCCCCCTGCGCGGTCGGCGGGCTGCGCCACACCGTCGAGCCCGGCGACGTCGTCGTCCCGGACCAGCTGGTCGACCGCACACAGGGCCGGGTGTCGTCGTACGTCGAGACCGGCGCGGTGCACCTGCCCTTCGCCGACCCCTACTGCGACCGGATCACCGCCACGGTCGCGGCGGCCGACGCCCGGATCAAGAAGGGCGGCACCATGGTCGTGATCGAGGGGCCGCGCTTCTCGACGCGCGCCGAGTCGCAGCACTACGCCCAGCAGGGCTGGGACCTGATCAACATGACGGGGGCGCCCGAGGCGATGCTCGCGCGCGAGATGCGCCAGTGCTACGCCGCCATCGCGCTCGTCACCGACATGGACGCGGGCGCCGAGACCGGCTCCGGGGTCGGCCAGGAGGAGGTCTTCGCGCTGTTCAAGGCGAACCTCGAGCGGCTCAAGGGCCTGCTGACCGACACCGTCGCCGCGCTGCCGGACCCCGACGGCTGCTCGTGCTCCACGTGGGCCGACGGCATGGAGCTCACCTACGACGTCCCCGGCACGACGATCGGCGGCGGCGCGTGA
- a CDS encoding MFS transporter: MTTTVTPDVVAVQRRTVATLIAAQVVGATGITIGIATASLLARDLSGSEKLAGLSQTFQVLGTAVAAFLLARLMSRRGRRAGLVTGYLLGAAGAVTAVVAGVVGSMALLLVGALLLGATSAANSGARYAATDLAPARTRARSLSTVVWASTIGAVAGPNLTGPAGGLARVLGIPELTGPFAVGSIGMLAAAVVIGVFLRPDPLLLARAEAGAPATAPTGTSWGRAVAAVRERPVLGCAVAGLAAAHAAMVAVMVMTPLHMEHGGAELRVIGVVISVHVLGMFAFSPVVGWLADRHGRPPVLVAGGVLLLVSLVIASRSPEGSSWQIFVGLFLLGLGWSFATVASSTLVADHAPLDARTDVQGAADLVMGLTAAAAGGLAGVVVGVWGYATLALLCLALVAVVVTAGLAAGADWQTAPHER; the protein is encoded by the coding sequence GTGACCACCACCGTCACCCCCGACGTCGTCGCCGTCCAGCGGCGCACCGTCGCGACCCTGATCGCCGCCCAGGTCGTCGGCGCGACCGGCATCACGATCGGGATCGCGACCGCCTCGCTGCTGGCCCGCGACCTCTCCGGCTCGGAGAAGCTGGCCGGCCTCTCGCAGACCTTCCAGGTCCTGGGCACGGCCGTGGCGGCCTTCCTCCTCGCCCGCCTGATGTCGCGGCGCGGCCGGCGCGCGGGGCTGGTGACGGGCTACCTGCTCGGTGCCGCGGGCGCCGTCACCGCGGTGGTCGCCGGCGTCGTCGGCTCGATGGCGCTGCTGCTCGTCGGCGCGCTGCTCCTGGGCGCCACCTCGGCCGCCAACAGCGGGGCGCGGTACGCCGCCACGGACCTCGCCCCGGCCCGGACCCGCGCCCGCTCCCTGTCCACGGTCGTGTGGGCGAGCACGATCGGCGCGGTCGCCGGCCCGAACCTGACCGGCCCCGCGGGCGGCCTGGCCCGCGTCCTCGGCATCCCTGAGCTCACCGGTCCCTTCGCGGTCGGCAGCATCGGGATGCTGGCCGCCGCGGTGGTCATCGGGGTCTTCCTGCGCCCGGACCCGTTGCTGCTGGCCCGGGCCGAGGCCGGCGCGCCGGCCACGGCGCCGACCGGCACGTCGTGGGGGCGCGCGGTCGCCGCGGTCCGCGAGCGACCGGTCCTCGGCTGCGCCGTGGCCGGGCTGGCCGCGGCCCACGCCGCGATGGTCGCGGTGATGGTGATGACGCCGCTGCACATGGAGCACGGCGGCGCGGAGCTGCGCGTGATCGGCGTGGTGATCAGCGTGCACGTGCTCGGGATGTTCGCGTTCTCGCCGGTCGTCGGCTGGCTCGCCGACCGCCACGGCCGACCGCCGGTGCTCGTCGCCGGCGGCGTCCTGCTGCTGGTCTCCCTGGTGATCGCGTCCCGGTCGCCGGAGGGCAGCTCGTGGCAGATCTTCGTCGGGCTCTTCCTGCTGGGCCTCGGCTGGTCCTTCGCCACGGTGGCGAGCTCGACCCTGGTGGCCGACCACGCGCCGCTCGACGCCCGCACCGACGTCCAGGGGGCCGCGGACCTCGTGATGGGGCTGACCGCCGCAGCCGCCGGCGGCCTGGCCGGGGTCGTCGTCGGCGTCTGGGGCTACGCCACGCTCGCGCTGCTCTGCCTGGCCCTGGTCGCGGTCGTCGTCACGGCCGGTCTGGCCGCTGGGGCGGACTGGCAGACTGCCCCGCATGAGCGCTGA
- a CDS encoding DUF3046 domain-containing protein — MRHTEFWSRLEHALGRAYAGAWASQYVMGDLGGRTAEEALDAGVPPKEVWASVWRALDLPATER; from the coding sequence ATGAGACACACGGAGTTCTGGTCGCGGCTCGAGCACGCGCTCGGGCGGGCGTACGCCGGCGCGTGGGCCAGCCAGTACGTCATGGGCGACCTCGGCGGCCGCACCGCCGAGGAGGCCCTCGACGCCGGCGTCCCGCCCAAGGAGGTGTGGGCCTCGGTCTGGCGCGCGCTCGACCTGCCGGCCACCGAGCGGTGA
- a CDS encoding class I SAM-dependent DNA methyltransferase: protein MDIEPDTKDWTWVLDRPCPDCGFVAADVPVGRLPQEILDNAASFAVALAGPEVTTRPTPGTWSVTEYACHVRDVHVLFDQRVRAMLDEDEPHFANWDQDETARTERYDRQDPADVGPALLEAAAAVAATYAAVPERGADAWGRRGVRSNGSEFTVESLGRYHLHDVVHHLHDVARAARHATVASYDASAVAFADGVGLSADVEAMAARFAAGLAPDARVLEIGSGPGHDAALLERLGLHVRRTDVSRGFAELMRADGHRVDVLDPLVDDLTDPERPGTPYDGVWANASLLHVVRPDLVVVLRRLADVTRPGGLLEVTLKEGDGDAWSTHGHVSGPRHFTYWRPEPLRAVLAAAGWEVATIEQREGWNGTRWLDVRATRAER, encoded by the coding sequence ATGGACATCGAGCCGGACACCAAGGACTGGACGTGGGTGCTCGACCGCCCCTGCCCGGACTGCGGCTTCGTCGCGGCCGACGTGCCGGTCGGGCGCCTGCCGCAGGAGATCCTCGACAACGCGGCGTCGTTCGCGGTCGCCCTCGCCGGGCCCGAGGTCACCACGCGCCCGACGCCGGGGACCTGGTCGGTGACGGAGTACGCCTGCCACGTCCGCGACGTCCACGTCCTCTTCGACCAGCGCGTCCGCGCGATGCTGGACGAGGACGAGCCGCACTTCGCCAACTGGGACCAGGACGAGACCGCTCGCACCGAGCGGTACGACCGGCAGGACCCCGCCGACGTCGGGCCGGCCCTGCTGGAGGCGGCCGCCGCCGTCGCCGCGACCTACGCCGCCGTGCCCGAGCGCGGCGCCGACGCCTGGGGTCGCCGCGGGGTCCGCAGCAACGGCAGCGAGTTCACCGTCGAGAGCCTCGGCCGCTACCACCTGCACGACGTCGTCCACCACCTCCACGACGTGGCCCGGGCCGCCCGGCACGCCACCGTGGCGTCGTACGACGCGAGCGCGGTCGCCTTCGCCGACGGGGTGGGCCTCTCGGCCGACGTCGAGGCGATGGCGGCGCGCTTCGCCGCGGGCCTGGCGCCCGACGCCCGGGTGCTCGAGATCGGCAGCGGTCCCGGCCACGACGCGGCCCTGCTGGAGCGGCTCGGCCTGCACGTGCGCCGCACCGACGTCAGCCGCGGCTTCGCCGAGCTGATGCGCGCCGACGGACACCGTGTCGACGTCCTCGACCCGCTCGTCGACGACCTCACCGACCCCGAGCGCCCCGGGACGCCGTACGACGGCGTCTGGGCGAACGCCTCGCTGCTCCACGTGGTCCGGCCCGACCTCGTCGTGGTGCTGCGGCGGCTCGCCGACGTCACCCGGCCCGGCGGCCTGTTGGAGGTCACCCTCAAGGAGGGCGACGGCGACGCGTGGTCGACGCACGGGCACGTCAGCGGCCCGCGGCACTTCACCTACTGGCGGCCCGAGCCGCTGCGCGCCGTCCTGGCCGCCGCCGGCTGGGAGGTCGCGACGATCGAGCAGCGCGAGGGCTGGAACGGCACCCGGTGGCTCGACGTCCGCGCCACGAGGGCCGAGCGATGA